The following are encoded together in the Triticum dicoccoides isolate Atlit2015 ecotype Zavitan chromosome 6B, WEW_v2.0, whole genome shotgun sequence genome:
- the LOC119325940 gene encoding receptor-like protein 2 codes for MLSEWTVSGNCQTKIFRMGSSTTTPCSHCFSYSRYTKKFHMPSLGLALVLLVSLVSPTSSCTEQEKSSLLQLLAGLSWDGGLTASWRHDTDCCTWEGITCNQDRKVTDVLLASRGLEGPISPFLGNLTGLLRLNLSRNLLSGGLPLELVSSSSILVLDISFNRLTGGLSELPSSTPARPLQVLNISSNLLTGILPSTTWEVMKSLVVLNASSNRFTGQIPTTPCVGTPSFAVLELSFNQLSGNIPPGLSNCSVLKLLGAGYNKLSGTLPDELFKITSLEHLSLPNNWLEGALDGISKLTNLVTLDLGGNELSGDIPESIGDLKRLEELHLEHNNMSGELPAALSNCTNLVTIDLKANHFSGELTKVNFVSLSNLKKLDLLSNNFTGTVPESIYSCSKLTALRLSYNPFHGQLSEKIGNLKSLIFLSLANNSLTNITRTLQMLSSSRSLTTLYIGCNFLHETMPEDVSIDGFQNLQVLYINHCSLSGKIPDWLSKLPNLGMLFLQGNQLTGPIPEWISSLNFLFSLDISNNSLTGEIPSALMEMPMLESDNTAPKVFFELPVWNKNQFLQYLTPSAFPKELNLAMNNFTGMIPEEIGQLQGLFSLNLSSNRLSGEIPEQICNLTNLQMLDLSGNHLTGKIPAALNNLHFLSRFNISNNDLEGPIPNMGQFSTFPDSSFSGNPKLCGPMVANHCGSAEASPVSIDPIKQIGSEAIIFMTAFGVFFGVGVLYDQKVLARYFG; via the coding sequence ATGCTTTCAGAATGGACAGTTTCAGGAAACTGCCAAACAAAAATATTCAGAATGGGCAGTTCCACCACAACACCATGCAGCCACTGTTTTTCATACAGCAGGTACACCAAGAAATTTCACATGCCTTCACTTGGCTTGGCTCTGGTGCTGCTGGTCTCTTTGGTCTCTCCGACCAGCTCCTGCACGGAGCAGGAGAAGAGCTCCCTTCTCCAGCTCCTCGCCGGGCTCTCATGGGACGGCGGCCTCACGGCGTCGTGGCGGCACGACACCGACTGCTGCACATGGGAAGGGATCACCTGCAACCAAGATAGGAAGGTCACTGATGTTTTGTTGGCTTCTCGAGGCCTTGAGGGGCCCATCTCGCCGTTCCTTGGCAACCTCACCGGACTTTTGCGCCTCAACCTTTCCCGGAACTTGCTGTCTGGTGGCTTGCCACTGGAATTAGTGTCATCCAGCAGCATCCTTGTTCTTGACATCAGCTTCAACCGCCTCACAGGAGGCCTGAGCGAGCTGCCATCTTCAACCCCTGCGCGGCCTCTGCAGGTACTCAACATCTCAAGCAACTTGCTTACAGGCATATTACCATCGACAACATGGGAGGTGATGAAGAGCCTGGTCGTTCTTAATGCCAGTTCCAACAGATTTACTGGTCAGATACCAACTacaccatgtgttggtacgccatcTTTTGCTGTCCTTGAGCTCAGCTTCAACCAACTCAGTGGGAACATCCCTCCAGGACTCAGTAATTGCTCGGTGCTGAAATTGCTAGGTGCTGGCTACAACAAACTCAGTGGTACACTTCCAGATGAACTCTTCAAGATCACCTCGTTAGAGCACCTCTCTTTACCTAACAATTGGTTAGAAGGAGCTCTCGATGGCATCAGCAAGCTCACAAATCTGGTCACCCTTGATCTTGGCGGGAATGAGCTCAGCGGCGATATTCCAGAGTCTATAGGTGATCTGAAGAGATTGGAGGAGCTGCATTTGGAACACAACAACATGTCAGGGGAGCTGCCAGCAGCTCTAAGCAACTGCACAAATCTTGTAACAATTGACCTCAAGGCAAACCACTTTAGCGGAGAACTTACCAAGGTCAACTTCGTAAGCCTGTCCAATCTAAAAAAACTAGATCTTCTTTCCAATAACTTCACCGGCACAGTTCCAGAAAGCATATACTCCTGCAGCAAGCTGACTGCACTACGGCTATCTTACAATCCTTTCCATGGTCAATTGTCAGAAAAAATAGGCAATCTGAAGTCCCTCATATTCCTATCACTTGCTAATAACTCTCTTACAAATATCACAAGAACACTTCAGATGCTTAGCAGTTCCAGGAGCCTCACCACCCTTTATATTGGGTGCAACTTCCTGCATGAGACCATGCCAGAGGATGTCAGCATTGATGGTTTTCAGAATCTCCaggttctttatataaatcattgtTCATTGTCTGGAAAAATACCTGATTGGTTATCAAAGCTACCGAATTTGGGGATGCTATTTTTGCAAGGGAATCAACTAACTGGACCGATACCTGAATGGATCAGCAGCCTAAATTTTCTCTTCTCTCTAGATATATCAAACAACAGCCTTACAGGGGAAATTCCAAGTGCTTTAATGGAGATGCCAATGCTAGAATCAGATAATACTGCACCAAAGGTCTTCTTTGAGCTGCCTGTTTGGAACAAGAACCAATTTCTGCAATACCTCACGCCCAGTGCTTTTCCTAAAGAGCTTAATCTAGCCATGAATAATTTCACTGGTATGATTCCGGAGGAGATCGGTCAGTTACAAGGACTATTTTCACTTAACTTGAGCTCCAACAGATTATCTGGAGAGATACCAGAACAGATCTGCAATCTCACGAACCTGCAGATGCTCGACTTGTCTGGTAATCATCTCACTGGTAAGATTCCAGCTGCATTGAACAATCTGCACTTCCTTTCCAGATTCAACATTTCTAATAATGACCTAGAAGGCCCTATTCCAAACATGGGCCAGTTCAGCACGTTTCCGGATTCTAGCTTTAGTGGAAACCCAAAACTGTGtggccctatggttgcaaaccattgtgGTTCGGCAGAAGCAAGTCCAGTTTCCATTGACCCCATAAAACAGATTGGTAGTGAGGCCATCATCTTTATGACCGCCTTCGGTGTTTTCTTTGGAGTAGGAGTCCTATATGATCAGAAAGTCTTAGCTAGATATTTTGGCTGA